In Petrotoga sp. 9PW.55.5.1, the following are encoded in one genomic region:
- a CDS encoding NAD(+)/NADH kinase, with product MKFFVFYNPLKVSDEELEDEILKPFKESNIEIIDSAAAGSSLDEEKAKTADYFLVFGGDGTVLKIAEIAALYSKPVIAVNLGNLGFLSSYSNSEMSELIKDIKNNEISFSARTLLECHVGAKKVTVLNDIVLLKSQPLGTMNVEVRIQEHLLFSFSGDGLIVSTPTGSTAYALSAGGPIIHPDLNVVQLIPLAAHALNIRPFIAPPDQKIEITLKNMSQGFAYVTGDGDIVHKMEPGMSVYVTTSEHTIELAQRNGYNYLNALDKKLGFGRHFE from the coding sequence ATGAAGTTTTTTGTTTTTTACAATCCTTTGAAAGTTTCTGATGAAGAGTTAGAAGATGAAATACTAAAACCGTTTAAAGAAAGCAACATTGAAATAATAGACTCTGCAGCAGCTGGATCTTCCCTAGATGAAGAGAAAGCAAAAACTGCAGATTATTTTCTTGTTTTTGGTGGTGATGGAACAGTATTAAAGATTGCTGAAATAGCTGCTTTATATTCAAAACCCGTGATAGCTGTAAACTTGGGAAATTTAGGTTTTTTAAGTTCTTATTCTAACAGTGAAATGAGTGAATTAATCAAAGATATAAAGAATAATGAAATTTCTTTTTCAGCAAGAACCCTTTTGGAATGCCATGTTGGAGCTAAAAAAGTTACAGTATTAAACGATATCGTCTTGCTGAAAAGTCAACCTCTTGGTACAATGAATGTTGAAGTAAGAATTCAAGAACATCTTCTGTTTTCTTTTTCAGGTGATGGATTGATCGTATCAACTCCTACCGGTTCTACAGCATATGCCTTATCTGCTGGTGGTCCAATTATACATCCAGATTTAAATGTTGTTCAACTTATACCTTTGGCTGCACACGCCCTGAATATTAGACCTTTTATTGCCCCACCAGATCAAAAAATTGAAATAACCTTGAAAAATATGAGTCAAGGTTTTGCATATGTTACTGGTGATGGAGACATTGTTCATAAAATGGAACCGGGTATGTCCGTATATGTAACGACCAGTGAGCATACGATTGAATTGGCCCAAAGAAACGGATATAATTATCTAAATGCTTTAGA